The sequence below is a genomic window from Pyrobaculum sp. 3827-6.
TGAAGACATGCCGTTTACAGAAGACGGCATAGTTCCCGACATTATTGTCAACCCACATGCTCTGCCTTCGCGCATGACTGTGGCGCAGCTACTGGAGAGCATGGCTGGCAAGGTAGGCGCCTCCACGGGGCATCTCGTAGACGCCACCCCCTTCGAGGGGGTGAAGGAGGAAGACTTGAGAAAGTTGTTGCTGAAGCTAGGCTACAAGTGGGATGGCAAGGAGGTTATGTACAGCGGCATAACTGGCGAGAGGCTGGTGGCCGACATCTTTATTGGAGTTGTTTATTACCAGAAGCTCCACCACATGGTTGCCGACAAGATACACGCAAGGGCGAGGGGCCCCGTGCAGATCTTGACGAGGCAACCCACCGAGGGGAGGTCCCGCGAGGGCGGCCTCAGGCTGGGCGAGATGGAGCGCGACGTCCTCATAGCACACGGCGCCTCTGCCCTTCTGTACGAGAGGCTCGTCGAGTCGAGCGACAAGTACGTAATGTATGTATGCGAACTCTGCGGCCTCCCGGCGTATCTAGACGCCAAGTCTAACAAGCCTAGATGTCCAATACATGGCGACACTGGCCAGTTCGCCAAGGTGGTGGTGCCATACGCATTTAAATTGTTGCTACAAGAGTTGATAGCCCTTGGCATATATCCAAAAATTGAGCTTTCCGAAGTCTTGGATTAAATTTTTTATACTGAACTATATTAGACGCCGTGTCGTTAAGAGAGGAGTTTGATACTATACCTAGAAAGGTAATTAAGTCTATCAAGTTCGGCGTCCTCAGCCCGGAGATTATTAGGAAATACTCAGTGATGGAGGTCACGACTTCTGAAGTATATGACGAAGGTGGCCTGCCGGTGCGTGGGGGGATTGCCGACAGGAGGCTTGGGGTAGCTGAGCCGGGGGCGCGGTGCGAGACATGCGGACAGACACACGACGTATGCCCTGGGCATTTCGGCCATATTGAATTAGTCAAGCCTGTGGTGCATGTGGGGTTCGCCCGCGTTATCTACGATATTCTGCGAACCACTTGCCCCAACTGCGGGCGTATAATGCTTAAGGACGAGGAGATAGAGAGGTACAGAGAGAGGCTTACTAAGCTTAAGAAGAGGTGGAGGCTACTTGCGCAAAACCTTCACGAGAAGATTAGGAAGAAGGCCGCCGAGCGTGTGACGTGCCCCCACTGCGGCTACAAGAAGAACAAGATAAGGTTCGAGCGGCCGTATTATTTCTACGAGGAGACTGAAGACGGCGCTTTGGTGAAACTCGACCCCGAGATTTTGAGGGAGAGGCTGGCCAAGGTGCCTGGGGAGGACTTGGAGCTCCTCGGCATAAACTCCTCTGTGGCGAGGCCGGAGTGGGCAGTTTTGAAAGTTCTGCCCGTCCCGCCTCCACATGTGAGACCGTCTATACAGCTCGAGACTGGGATTAGGTCTGAGGACGACTTGACGCACAAGCTCGTTGATATCATTAGGATGAATGAGAAGTTGAAAATTGCCATTGAGACCGGCGCTCCTACTAACGTAGTTGACAACTTGTGGGATTTGTTGCAGTACCACGTAGCTACTTATTTCGACAACGAGCTGCCGGGCATCCCCGTGGCTAAGCACAGAGGCGGGAGGCCCCTCAAGGGGATTGCACAGAGGCTGAAGGGGAAGGAGGGGAGGTTCAGAGGCTCGCTCTCCGGCAAACGTGTGAACTACTCGGCACGCACCGTGATAAGCCCAGATCCGCATATAGGCATAAACGAGGTGGGGGTGCCCTATGACATAGCTAAGGTGTTGACCGTGCCGGAGAGGGTAACTGCGTGGAATGTAGACGTCTTGAGAGAGTACGTCATTAGAGGACCTGAGACTTGGCCAGGTGCTAACTACGTCATTACGCCAGAGGGCCGGAGGATCGACTTGCGCTACGTCAAGGACAGGAAGACACTCGCCGAGAGGCTATCCCCCGGCTGGATCGTGGAGAGGCACTTGATAGATGGCGACATTGTGCTTTTCAACCGGCAGCCGAGTCTACACAGAGTTTCAATAATGGGCCACCTAGTCAAGGTGTTGCCCGGCCGGACTTTTAGGCTCCACCTGGCTGTCTGCCCGCCGTATAACGCCGACTTCGACGGCGACGAGATGAATCTGCACGTACCCCAGACAGAGGAGGCTAGGGCTGAGGCTAGGACGTTGATGTTGGTAGAGAGACATATTATCACCCCACGCTACGGAGGCGCCATAATTGGCGCGAGACAAGACTACATCATAGGAGCCTACCTGCTGTCGCTTAAAACTACCTTCTTAACCAAGAAGGAGGTCGCCTTCCTGCTGGGGGCCGGCAAGTCGAGTGAGGACCCGCCGGAGCCCGCGATTCTACACCCGGTAGAGCTGTGGACTGGGAAGCAGATAATTTCCCACTTCCTTCCAAGGGACCTCAACTGGGTGCAACCCACGGCATTTAAGTCCAGATGCCAAGATGCCTACACCTGCTCCACTGACGAGTGGATTATAATTATCAACGGCTACATGGTGAAGGGCGTGCTTGACAAGAAGTCGATCGGTGCGGAGCAGGTGGACTCGCTCTGGCATAGAATCGCCCGGGACTATCCGCCCGAGGTGGCCAGACAGTGGCTAGACTCCTCGCTACGGCTCTTCCTGAGGTATCTAGATCTGCGGGGCTTCACATTCGGCATGGATTCCATATATATACCGCCCGAGGCTTATGAAGAGATCGACAAGATAGTGGAAGAGAGCTTGAAGAAGGTTGAGAGCCTTATCGGTGATTTTAGAGGCGGGCGGCTGGAGGCGATGCCAGGGTTCACCGTGGAGGAGACGTTTGAAAACAAGGTGACCGAGATACTATCAAGAGTTCGCGAGGACGCCGCGGTGGTGGTTGAGAAAAATATTGATAAAAACTCTGAGGGCTACCTAATGGCGAAGACGGGGGCGAGGGGGAGCATCGTAAATATAGTACAGATGGTGGCTACATTGGGACAGCAGACGATAAGAGGCGAGAGAATTAGGCGCGGCTTTAGGACTAGGACTCTACCCCACTTTCCCGTAGGAGACATAGGCGCGTTTTCCGGTGGCTTTGTGAGGAGCTGTTTTAGATGCGGCCTTACGCCGGTTGAGTACTTCTTCCACGCCGCCGCTGGGAGAGACGGGTTGATAGATACGGCTGTGCGTACGGCGCAGTCAGGTTATATGCAGAGGCGTCTCATAAACGCGCTTCAAGATGCCTATGTAGCCTACGACGGCACCGTCAGATTCGGCGGGGCCATGCTTCTCCAACTGCTGTACGGCGAAGACGGCGTGGACGTTAGCCGCTCAGACCACGGCAGGGTTACCGATATAAAGTCGCTTAAGATGTCGATAAGATGATGTCGAAACAAGAGCTGTTAGCCAGAGTCTCGCAGGTTTTGCCGCAACCGCTGTATAAAGAAGTGGAGAACGCTGTGAGGGATCTAGATGATGAAAAAGCCCTGAGGCTTATATACCGAGTCTTGAAGCTGTACGCCACGTCGCTGGTGGATCCCGGGGAGGCTATTGGTATAGTTACGGCGCAGTCCATAGGAGAGCCGGGCACGCAGATGATCCTCCGCTCTTTCCACTACGCGGGGCTGAGGGAGTTCTCCATGGCCAGGGGCCTGCCGAGGCTTATAGAGGTGGTGGACGCCAGGAGGAACCCCTCCACTCCGCTGATGTACATATACCTAAAGCCGCCGCATAACAAGAGTAGAGAGGCCGCCGAGGAGGTGGCGAAAAAGATCCAGCAGGTGACGCTTGAGATGCTGGCTAAGGAGGTCGACGTGGACTACGTCGCCGGCGCCATAACGATAGTGCTGGACCAGGACCAGCTGAGGTACCGGGGGCTCAGCGTGAAGGACGTGGAGAAGATCGTAACCAAGGCGAGGGGGAAGGACGTCTCTATATCCATGCGCGGGCACACAATCACCGTGTCTCTCACCACGCCCGACATCCTCAAGATGAGAAAGATTAGGGACAAGGTCCTTCAGACGAAGATATCAGGCATCAAGGGAGTGAGGAAGGTGGTGCTTCAGTACGACTCCAAAAACGACGAGTGGTATATAGTCACAGAGGGGACGAATTTAGAGGCCGTGCTTCAGCTGGAGGAGGTCGACCCGACTAGGACATACAGCAACGATCTCCACGAGGTTGAAGAGGTATTGGGGATAGAGGCCACGAGGGCCCTGGTGGCGCAGGAGATTAAGCGTGTGTTGGAGGAGCAAGGCTTGGACGTAGACACTAGACATATGTACATGGTTGCTGACGCCATGACCTGGTCGGGTAGGCTGAGGCCGATAGGGCGCCACGGCGTCGTGGGCGCCAAGGAGTCGCCGCTCGCCCGCGCGGCTTTTGAGGTGACGGTGAAGACTCTCATAGAGGCGTCTGTGAGGGGCGAGGAGGAGCAGTTCAAAGGCGTTGTGGAGAGCATAATAGCTGGCAAATACGTCCCAATAGGCACAGGCATTGTCCGCCTCTTGATGCAGTTCTAGGTGCATAAATCTTTTTAAAGCTTTCTTTCACCTGAGCAACGTGATTGACATAGGTAGAGAGCTCCAAGTAGCGATTAACACCGGCAAGATAGTTATGGGGTTTGAGGAAACTAAGAGGGCAATACTGGCAGGCACCCCCAGGCTGGTTATACTGGCGGCCAACGCGCCTAAGTGGGCGAAGGAGGATATAGAGTACTACGCTAAGCTGGCCGGCGTGCCGATTTTTGTTTTTCCGGGATCCAGCATTGAGCTCGGCGCTGTTGCTAAAAGGCCGCACAAGATTATGGCCCTGGCCGTTATAGACCCCGGCCAGAGCGAGATTTTGAAATTAGCTGAGCATGCCTGACATTAGGCTCACAGAGGAGGAGATTAGGTACGCCACTCTTTTTGAAAGCATTACCGGGGTTACGCCTATCGACGTCGTCATCGACCCCGAGTATTCGAGGATTATCTACGTTGTTCAGAAAAACCAGGCGGCCATCGCCGTGGGGAGGGGTGGGTCAAACGTCAAGATGCTGAGGCAGATTGTGGGCAAAGACGTGGAAATTGTAGAGAGCGGCGACTCGCCCGAAGAGTTGATAAAAAACAGTCTCTACCCCGCCAAGGTAATTATGGTAAAGGTGACAAAGGCCCCCTCTGGGGCGAAGGTGGCTATTACAACCGTCGCCCCAGAGGACAAGGGCGTGGCAATTGGTAAAAACGGCCGTAACATTGCAAGGGCTAAGTTGCTGGCGAGGCGTTACTACGACATTGAGAAGATAATTCTGGCGTAGGCGTTGTAAAATTTATTAACCGACTGTTGCCACAGGTGCGTGCCTGGTAAAAAATCGCCGTATGGGCTATTTGCAGGTGGAAAGTTAAAAAGAAAGAGGCAGAAATTTAAGTGGAACGACGTGACTTACAAGCGTAAGATGTTAGGTCTTGTTGAGAAGTACGACCCTCTCGAGGGCGCCCCCATGGCGCGAGGTATAGTCCTTGAGAAGGTGGGCGTCGAGGCTAGGAAGCCCAACGCCGCCGTTCGTAAATGTGTGAGAGTCCAGCTGGTGAAGAACGGCAAGGTTGTGACCGCCTTCGTGCCGCTGGACGGTAGCCTAAACTATATAAACGAGCACGACGAGGTGGTAATTGAGCGCATCGGCGGCCCCGAGGGGAGGTCGCTCGGTGACATACCGGGGGTCAGGTTTAAAGTAATTAAGGTCAACGGCGTCTCGCTCTGGGCTATCTGGCGCGGCAAGAAGCAGAAACCGACTAGGTAATGCCCCAGGCGCGGGTTGTTGAGAAATCCGGACTTTTCCTAAAGGCCGTAGTGGAGGGGGTGCCCCCCACTCTCATCAACTCGCTTAGAAGGGTAATTATCTCCGAGCTACCCGTCATGGCGATAGATTCCGTCGTTGTGGTAAACAACACCTCTGTCATGTACGACGAGATGTTGGCGCACAGACTCGGCCTAATCCCCTTGACGACGCCGCTTAGCGCCCTTCCGCCGATAGAGGATTGCATCTCCGGCCTCGCCGATCCGTCTGAGTGCAGCGCCAGGCTGACCCTGCAGGTGACGGCGGACGGAGACGTAACTGTCTACTCTGGAGATCTCGTCTCTGAGAGGCCGGACGTCGCTCCCGTGTATAAAGACATTCCGATAGTAAAACTAGTCAAGGGACAGAGCATAGTGTTGGAGGCATATGCGAAGCTGGGTGTCGCGAGAGATCACGCCAAGTGGCAGGCGGCGTTGGCCAGCTATTACTACTACCCCCGTGTAGAGGTGAGAAATGAAGAGTGTAGAGAGAGGTGTAGAGAGATCTGCGCCAAGCTTGAGGATCCAATTGAGTGCACGTTTAATAAGGCATGGACGTGTAAAAATCTGTGTAAAGACGGGCTAGAGGTCACGTGGGAGAGGAATAAATACGTCTTCTGGGTGGAGTCCTTTGGCAACTACGACGTGGAGACCGCGCTGAGGGAGGCGTTTAGAATTTTAAAGAAGAAGTTCGCCTTTTTTGCCGAGGAGCTTTCCCGCAAAGCGTCTGTTGTGGAGAAACTTTAAATACTGATTAACTCGGGGTGACGGTATGCCTCCTAATCCAACAGGACCGACAAATAGGCAGTTGAGGATGCTGAGCCGATTTCTAAGGAAGGCTGCGAGAGCTAATTCTGCAAATATCTGGAGGGTCGTGGCGGAGTTTATCGAGAGACCTAGGAGGCAGAGGGTAGTTGTAAATGTGGGGAAGTTGGGCAGGTTAGTGGGCGAGGGTGAGGTGGTGGTGGTACCTGGCAAGCTACTTGGGGGTGGGCGGCTTGGCAAGAGGGTGGTGGTGGCGGCGGTCAGCGTATCTCCCAAGGCGGCTCAGAAGGTGGCGGAGGCGGGCGGGGAGGTGTTGACTATCCCGGAGCTTGTGAGAAGATTTCCAAAGGGGAGCGGGGTGAGGGTGGTGGTATGAATATTGTTAAGAAAACTCTAGATATATCTAAGCTCCCGGAAGACGGCGAGGTGGTTATAGACGCAGAGGGACATGTGATGGGTAGGCTCGCCACGTACATCGCCAAGACATTACTTAAGAAGCCGCGTCTGCGGATTGTTGTGATTAATGCAGAGAAGCTTGTGGTAACCGGCGACGAGAAGATGGTTGTTGAGTGGTTTAAGAGGAGGATAGGGGAGTGGCGTACTCACTACAACCCAGAGAAGGTGGGGCCTAAAATCCCGAGGAGACCCGACCGCGTGTTTAAGAGAGTTGTGCGGGGGATGTTGCCCAAGGACGTGGAAAGCGGGCGCTTGGCTTTGAAGAGGTTGAGGGTGTACATGTCCATCCCCATCGAGATGTTTGAAAGAAAGCGGGTGGTAGCATACGAGGTTCCCGATGCGAGGCTTAGGGTGAGGCCCTTGTTGAAGTATGTAACTCTCGAGGAGGTGTGGCGTAGTATCGACCCCGCCTCCTGGGAAAAGTGGAGGAAGGCCGTAGAGATTTGGGGTAAAAAATTAAAACAGGCACCTAGCGGGTAGGTATGTCGGCGGGCACGTCCGGCGCCAAGGTGCTACAGGAGGCGCCTAGAGTTGTTATTTCTGTCGGTAAGAAGAAGACTGCCGTGGCTAGGGCCGTTTTAAAACCCGGCATTGGCCGGGTTAGGATCAACGGCTATCCACTGGAGCTGTGGCCGATAGAAATGGCAAGGGTAAAAATGAGCGAGCCTTTGGTGCTGGCGGGAGATCTAGCTAAGAAGGTGGATATAGATGTAAATGTTTCCGGCGGTGGCTACATGGGGCAAGCCACGGCCGTGAGGATAGCCATAGCAAGGGGACTCGTGGCCTTTTTCCAAAGCCAAGAGCTGAAGGAGCTGTATGAAAAATATGACCCATATATGTTAAAAGGCGACCCCAGACGTACCGAGCCAAAGAAGCCCGGGATAAAGCACGCGAGGAGTAAGAGGCAGAAGGCCTACAGATGATTATCCCAATCCGTTGCTTTACCTGTGGCAGACCGCTGGGCCATTTATACGCAGTTTTCAAGAAGAGGGTGCTCGCCGGGGAGCATCCAGGCGCGGTGTTCGACAGCCTAGGCGTGACTAGGTATTGCTGCAGGAGGACTTTGATGGCGCATGTGGAGTGGATTGAAGATCTCCTTGTATACGAAAAGCGTATCTGAGCGGCGCGTTTCTAGAGCTAAATTTTATATATTGCTAAATACGGCCTTAGCCATGTCGAAAACGCCCCAACAAGTGAAGCTACCCTCTCCAGTCAAGGTACTAACCAAAATGTTGAATAAGGAGATCGTGGCCAGGCTTAAAGGCGGCGTGGCGGTCAGGGGAGTTTTAACAGCATACGATGGATGTATGAATCTTGTACTGGACGACGCCGCCGAGTTGGATAAGTCGGGAGAGCCGGTGACGCGGTATGGGCGAATTGTCGTGAGGGGATCCCAGGTGATATACGTATCTACCGGCGAGGTGGCGCCATGATAGTAGTGGGGAAAGTAGACAAGACGCCTGTAGCTAAGCGGCTTGTGGAAATAGTAGAGAGAAAGGGACAGGGGCACCCCGACTACATAGCCGACGGCATATCGGAGTGGGTTAGTAGATACCTATCGAAGTACTATCTAGAGCGGTTTGGCGTAATTCTCCACCACAATGTCGACAAGACGCTTGTGGTTGGCGGCCAGGCCGCGCCGCGTTTCGGCGGCGGCGAGGTTCTACAGCCTATATACATCTTGATCTCTGGGAGGGCCACCTACGAAGTCAGGACTAGGGATGGGGTTGTGAAAATCCCGCTGGGCCCCGTGGTGGTGCAGGCAGCTAGGGATTGGATAAAGCAACACTTCAGGTACCTAGATCCAGACTCCCACGTTATTATTGACTACAGAATTGGACAGGGTTCAGCTGACCTCGTTGGTATTTACGAGCTAGGCGTCAAGGGGGTGCCGCTTGCCAACGATACCTCGGTCGGCGTGGGCTACGCGCCCCTGACCCCGCTGGAGGAGTTGGTGTACAAAACAGAGCGGTTGCTGAACTCCAGAGATTTCAAGTCCAAGTACCCCGAGGTTGGCGAAGACGTGAAGGTGATGGGGGTGAGGGTTGGAAATGAGGTGAAGTTGACAATCGCGGCGGCTATGATTAGTAGGCTTGTGAAGGACAAGAGCCACTACCTCTCTGTTAAAGAAGAGGTGAAAAACGCCGTTGAGGATCTCTCCGCCAAGGTGGCGCCGGACCTCAAGGTGGATGTTACGGTAAACGCAGCAGACAAGCCTGAGCACGACATCTTTTACTTAACGGTGACTGGGACATCCGCGGAGCACGGCGACGACGGCATGACCGGCAGGGGCAACAGGGCCAATGGGTTAATTACGCCGATGAGATCCATGTCTCTAGAGGCCGCCGCGGGTAAGAACCCGGTCAGCCACGTGGGCAAGATATACAACGTGGTGGCTCAGAAAATCGCGGAGAGGATATACAAAGAGGTGAACGTAGTCGAGGTATATGTAGAAATCGTGTCTCAGATCGGGAAGCCTATCAACGAGCCAAAGATCCTCAACATAGAGGTTATTAAAGAGGGGGAGCTCACTGGAGAGGTGAGAAACGAGATAGAGGCTATAGCTAGGGAAGAACTTGGGGCAATAACGCGGGTTACCGACAGCATACTCAGAGGCGAGGTGTCTCTATACTAACCCCCGGCGGTACTGCTCTACTATCTTTCTGATATCGACGACTTCTCTCTTCTCTAGGCGTTGCTTCACTAGCTCCGTCAGTTGCCTCACCATGTCTAAATCCACTACGTAGAAGTCGCCTAGTTGGAGTTTAACGACTTGGCGCAACGGCACCCCCATCGTGCCTCTGGCCACTGC
It includes:
- the rpoA1 gene encoding DNA-directed RNA polymerase subunit A' translates to MSLREEFDTIPRKVIKSIKFGVLSPEIIRKYSVMEVTTSEVYDEGGLPVRGGIADRRLGVAEPGARCETCGQTHDVCPGHFGHIELVKPVVHVGFARVIYDILRTTCPNCGRIMLKDEEIERYRERLTKLKKRWRLLAQNLHEKIRKKAAERVTCPHCGYKKNKIRFERPYYFYEETEDGALVKLDPEILRERLAKVPGEDLELLGINSSVARPEWAVLKVLPVPPPHVRPSIQLETGIRSEDDLTHKLVDIIRMNEKLKIAIETGAPTNVVDNLWDLLQYHVATYFDNELPGIPVAKHRGGRPLKGIAQRLKGKEGRFRGSLSGKRVNYSARTVISPDPHIGINEVGVPYDIAKVLTVPERVTAWNVDVLREYVIRGPETWPGANYVITPEGRRIDLRYVKDRKTLAERLSPGWIVERHLIDGDIVLFNRQPSLHRVSIMGHLVKVLPGRTFRLHLAVCPPYNADFDGDEMNLHVPQTEEARAEARTLMLVERHIITPRYGGAIIGARQDYIIGAYLLSLKTTFLTKKEVAFLLGAGKSSEDPPEPAILHPVELWTGKQIISHFLPRDLNWVQPTAFKSRCQDAYTCSTDEWIIIINGYMVKGVLDKKSIGAEQVDSLWHRIARDYPPEVARQWLDSSLRLFLRYLDLRGFTFGMDSIYIPPEAYEEIDKIVEESLKKVESLIGDFRGGRLEAMPGFTVEETFENKVTEILSRVREDAAVVVEKNIDKNSEGYLMAKTGARGSIVNIVQMVATLGQQTIRGERIRRGFRTRTLPHFPVGDIGAFSGGFVRSCFRCGLTPVEYFFHAAAGRDGLIDTAVRTAQSGYMQRRLINALQDAYVAYDGTVRFGGAMLLQLLYGEDGVDVSRSDHGRVTDIKSLKMSIR
- the rpoA2 gene encoding DNA-directed RNA polymerase subunit A'', whose translation is MMSKQELLARVSQVLPQPLYKEVENAVRDLDDEKALRLIYRVLKLYATSLVDPGEAIGIVTAQSIGEPGTQMILRSFHYAGLREFSMARGLPRLIEVVDARRNPSTPLMYIYLKPPHNKSREAAEEVAKKIQQVTLEMLAKEVDVDYVAGAITIVLDQDQLRYRGLSVKDVEKIVTKARGKDVSISMRGHTITVSLTTPDILKMRKIRDKVLQTKISGIKGVRKVVLQYDSKNDEWYIVTEGTNLEAVLQLEEVDPTRTYSNDLHEVEEVLGIEATRALVAQEIKRVLEEQGLDVDTRHMYMVADAMTWSGRLRPIGRHGVVGAKESPLARAAFEVTVKTLIEASVRGEEEQFKGVVESIIAGKYVPIGTGIVRLLMQF
- a CDS encoding 50S ribosomal protein L30e, which encodes MIDIGRELQVAINTGKIVMGFEETKRAILAGTPRLVILAANAPKWAKEDIEYYAKLAGVPIFVFPGSSIELGAVAKRPHKIMALAVIDPGQSEILKLAEHA
- a CDS encoding NusA-like transcription termination signal-binding factor; translation: MPDIRLTEEEIRYATLFESITGVTPIDVVIDPEYSRIIYVVQKNQAAIAVGRGGSNVKMLRQIVGKDVEIVESGDSPEELIKNSLYPAKVIMVKVTKAPSGAKVAITTVAPEDKGVAIGKNGRNIARAKLLARRYYDIEKIILA
- a CDS encoding 30S ribosomal protein S12, with protein sequence MPGKKSPYGLFAGGKLKRKRQKFKWNDVTYKRKMLGLVEKYDPLEGAPMARGIVLEKVGVEARKPNAAVRKCVRVQLVKNGKVVTAFVPLDGSLNYINEHDEVVIERIGGPEGRSLGDIPGVRFKVIKVNGVSLWAIWRGKKQKPTR
- a CDS encoding DNA-directed RNA polymerase subunit D yields the protein MPQARVVEKSGLFLKAVVEGVPPTLINSLRRVIISELPVMAIDSVVVVNNTSVMYDEMLAHRLGLIPLTTPLSALPPIEDCISGLADPSECSARLTLQVTADGDVTVYSGDLVSERPDVAPVYKDIPIVKLVKGQSIVLEAYAKLGVARDHAKWQAALASYYYYPRVEVRNEECRERCREICAKLEDPIECTFNKAWTCKNLCKDGLEVTWERNKYVFWVESFGNYDVETALREAFRILKKKFAFFAEELSRKASVVEKL
- a CDS encoding 50S ribosomal protein L18e yields the protein MPPNPTGPTNRQLRMLSRFLRKAARANSANIWRVVAEFIERPRRQRVVVNVGKLGRLVGEGEVVVVPGKLLGGGRLGKRVVVAAVSVSPKAAQKVAEAGGEVLTIPELVRRFPKGSGVRVVV
- a CDS encoding 50S ribosomal protein L13; the encoded protein is MNIVKKTLDISKLPEDGEVVIDAEGHVMGRLATYIAKTLLKKPRLRIVVINAEKLVVTGDEKMVVEWFKRRIGEWRTHYNPEKVGPKIPRRPDRVFKRVVRGMLPKDVESGRLALKRLRVYMSIPIEMFERKRVVAYEVPDARLRVRPLLKYVTLEEVWRSIDPASWEKWRKAVEIWGKKLKQAPSG
- a CDS encoding 30S ribosomal protein S9 yields the protein MSAGTSGAKVLQEAPRVVISVGKKKTAVARAVLKPGIGRVRINGYPLELWPIEMARVKMSEPLVLAGDLAKKVDIDVNVSGGGYMGQATAVRIAIARGLVAFFQSQELKELYEKYDPYMLKGDPRRTEPKKPGIKHARSKRQKAYR
- a CDS encoding DNA-directed RNA polymerase subunit N, which gives rise to MIIPIRCFTCGRPLGHLYAVFKKRVLAGEHPGAVFDSLGVTRYCCRRTLMAHVEWIEDLLVYEKRI
- a CDS encoding U6 snRNA-associated Sm-like protein LSm6; the encoded protein is MSKTPQQVKLPSPVKVLTKMLNKEIVARLKGGVAVRGVLTAYDGCMNLVLDDAAELDKSGEPVTRYGRIVVRGSQVIYVSTGEVAP
- a CDS encoding methionine adenosyltransferase, which encodes MIVVGKVDKTPVAKRLVEIVERKGQGHPDYIADGISEWVSRYLSKYYLERFGVILHHNVDKTLVVGGQAAPRFGGGEVLQPIYILISGRATYEVRTRDGVVKIPLGPVVVQAARDWIKQHFRYLDPDSHVIIDYRIGQGSADLVGIYELGVKGVPLANDTSVGVGYAPLTPLEELVYKTERLLNSRDFKSKYPEVGEDVKVMGVRVGNEVKLTIAAAMISRLVKDKSHYLSVKEEVKNAVEDLSAKVAPDLKVDVTVNAADKPEHDIFYLTVTGTSAEHGDDGMTGRGNRANGLITPMRSMSLEAAAGKNPVSHVGKIYNVVAQKIAERIYKEVNVVEVYVEIVSQIGKPINEPKILNIEVIKEGELTGEVRNEIEAIAREELGAITRVTDSILRGEVSLY